The sequence below is a genomic window from Oscillospiraceae bacterium.
CACCAACCACACCGTCATGGCAGAGGCCCTGGAGCGCTGGAACCAGAATATGATCGAGCTGCTCCTCCCCCGCATCTGGGAGATCCTCATCGAGATCTCGGGCCGCTACCAGAAGGATCTGACCGCCTACTTCCACGGGGATCTGAACAAGGTGGCCCCCATGGCCATCCTCTGGGGCGGCGAGCTGCGCATGGCCAACCTGGACGTGGCCGCCTGCTTCGCCGTCAACGGCGTGTCCGCCCTGCACTCGGACATCCTCAAGAAGGACGTGTTCCACGAGGAGTACGTGCGCACCCCCGACAAGTTCAAGAACGTCACCAACGGCATCGACCACCGCCGCTGGCTGTCCCAGTGCAACCCCAAGCTGGACGCCCTGATCCGGGACTGCGCCGGCGGGGACGGCTACCTCCTGCACCCCGAGAGCCTGCGGAAGCTGGAGCAGTTCAAGGACGACGCCGGGGTCCTCTCCCGCCTGGAGGAGATCAAGGCGGAGAACAAGCGCCTCTTCGCGGGCTATATCTCCCGGGAGAGCGGCGTGCTGCTGAACACCGACGCCATCTTCGACGTGCAGGTCAAGCGCCTGCACGAGTATAAGCGGCAGCTGCTGAACGTGCTGCACATCATCTACCTCTACCAGCGCCTCAAGGCCGACCCCGGCTTCTCCTTCACCCCCCGGGTCTACCTCTTCGGGGCCAAGGCCGCCCCCGGCTACTCGGTGGCCAAGGAGATCATCCACCTCATCAACTCCGTGGCCGCCACCGTCAACGCCGACCCGGCCTGCAAGGACCGGCTCCAGGTGGTCTTTTTGGAGAACTACCGGGTGTCCCTGGCCGAGAAGCTCATGCCCGCCAGCGAGCTCAGCGAGCAGATCTCCACCGCGGGCAAGGAGGCCAGCGGCACCGGCAACATGAAGTTCATGATGAACGGCGCGCTCACCATCGGCACCCTGGACGGCGCCAACGTGGAGATGCACCAGCAGGTGGGCGACGAGAACATCTTCCTCTTCGGCCTCAAGGCCCACGAGGTGGTGGAGAAAAAGCAGAAGGGCTACAAGTCCTACGAGTACTACATGCACCACAACGACATGAAGGCCGCCGTCGACCGGCTCTCCCGCGGCTTTGACGACGGGGTGAGCTACGACCACCTCACCCGCCGCCTGCTGTTCGGAGACGGCGGCCCCGCCGACGAGTACATGCTGCTGGCCGACTTCGAGAGCTACCGGGACGCCCACCAGCGGGCCGGGGAGGCCTACCTGGACCGCAGGCGCTGGAACCAGATGTCCCTGATCAACATCGCCCGCTCCGGCATCTTCGCCGCCGACCGCTCCATCCGCGAGTACGCCCAGAAGATCTGGAACGTGCCCGCCAGAGACTAGAAAAAAGCCCTGTGCGGGAGCCTTATCAGCTCCCGCACAGGGCTTTTTCGGACGGGCGCCGGCCGCGTCCCGCTACAGCTCCCTGACGGCAAAGGGGCCGTAGCTGCAATGGCTGCCCCGGAACACCCCCGCGCCCACCGCGCCGGTGAGGTAGGGCGCCTCCCCGTCCGTAAAGCGGATCAGCTCCTCCCCGCCGCAGGACACGGCGATCTCCCCGCCCCGGACGGCCACCGACAGCGGATAGGTCCTGCCGTGCTCCCAGGGGAAGGGACAGCCCGC
It includes:
- a CDS encoding alpha-1,4 glucan phosphorylase, with protein sequence MHNYTKQELMDLITGKLRRNFGRDVEEASSLHVFKACALVLRDMMSERQMATQDRVTEKHQRQVHYLSLEFLMGRSLMKNAYNLGVLDALTGAIEGLGFSAPDLFEAEPDAGLGNGGLGRLAACYLDSMTTLDIPATGYSICYELGLFKQKIVDGQQVELPDNWLGLGDAWLIPKIDETEEVRFGGKLEEYWDDEGRHRVRHTGYSTVLAIPKDMEISGFKTEHGNLLRLWDAKSPTPVDMSLFSTGQYLKAVEEQAMAESISKVLYPEDNHYEGKSLRLKQQYFFVSATVQSIVRKHRAEYGTLRNFHQKHVIQINDTHPTLVIPELMRILLDEEGYGWDEAWYITTHTVAYTNHTVMAEALERWNQNMIELLLPRIWEILIEISGRYQKDLTAYFHGDLNKVAPMAILWGGELRMANLDVAACFAVNGVSALHSDILKKDVFHEEYVRTPDKFKNVTNGIDHRRWLSQCNPKLDALIRDCAGGDGYLLHPESLRKLEQFKDDAGVLSRLEEIKAENKRLFAGYISRESGVLLNTDAIFDVQVKRLHEYKRQLLNVLHIIYLYQRLKADPGFSFTPRVYLFGAKAAPGYSVAKEIIHLINSVAATVNADPACKDRLQVVFLENYRVSLAEKLMPASELSEQISTAGKEASGTGNMKFMMNGALTIGTLDGANVEMHQQVGDENIFLFGLKAHEVVEKKQKGYKSYEYYMHHNDMKAAVDRLSRGFDDGVSYDHLTRRLLFGDGGPADEYMLLADFESYRDAHQRAGEAYLDRRRWNQMSLINIARSGIFAADRSIREYAQKIWNVPARD